A stretch of the Vicia villosa cultivar HV-30 ecotype Madison, WI unplaced genomic scaffold, Vvil1.0 ctg.000217F_1_1_3, whole genome shotgun sequence genome encodes the following:
- the LOC131625442 gene encoding uncharacterized protein LOC131625442: protein MGVDYYKLLQVDRNAKDDDLKKAYRKLAMKWHPDKNPNNKKEAEAKFKQISEAYDVLSDSQKRAVYDQYGEDGLKGQMPPTPDAFSGGGGGASYYSPADIPPSFRFNQRNADDIFAEFFGVSSPFGGMGGFGRGAGGSGGMGVRLPNGVFVDNVFGSFGDGGGSGGHVHQSAPRKAPPIENKLPCALEDIYKGATRKMKITREVIDVHGKVIQVDEILTINIKPGWKKGTKITFPEKGNEHPNSIPADIVFVIDEKPHSVFTREGNDLVATQKISLAEALSGCTVNLTTLDGRNLTIVVNNVVHPEYEEVVPREGMPLPKDPTKKGNLRIKFNIKFPSRLSVDQKTGLKKVLAA from the exons TAGGAACGCTAAGGATGATGACTTGAAGAAAGCTTACAGGAAACTCGCTATGAAGTGGCATCCTGATAAGAACCCTAACAATAAGAAAGAAGCTGAGGCGAAATTTAAGCAAATCTCTGAAGCTTATGAT GTTTTGAGTGATTCTCAGAAGAGGGCTGTGTATGATCAATATGGGGAAGATGGGTTGAAGGGGCAAATGCCACCAACACCTGATGCTTttagtggtggtggtggtggagccAGTTATTATTCTCCGGCAGACATACCGCCTTCGTTTCGGTTCAATCAGCGGAATGCTGATGATATTTTTGCTGAGTTTTTTGGGGTTTCGAGTCCCTTTGGTGGGATGGGAGGATTTGGAAGAGGGGCTGGTGGTTCTGGTGGGATGGGAGTGAGGCTTCCGAATGGCGTGTTTGTTGATAATGTGTTTGGATCGTTTGGGGATGGAGGAGGAAGTGGAGGTCATGTGCATCAGAGTGCTCCTCGGAAGGCGCCGCCTATTGAGAACAAATTGCCGTGTGCTCTTGAGGATATATATAAAGGGGCTACAAGGAAGATGAAGATCACCAGAGAAGTTATTGATGTTCATGG CAAAGTCATTCAGGTGGACGAGATCTTGACGATTAACATCAAACCTGGTTGGAAGAAGGGCACAAAGATCACCTTCCCAGAGAAGGGAAACGAGCATCCAAATTCGATACCTGCtgatatcgttttcgtcattgATGAAAAACCACACAGCGTGTTCACTCGCGAAGGAAATGATCTGGTTGCAACACAGAAGATCTCTCTTGCAGAAGCATTATCTGGCTGCACAGTGAATCTCACCACACTCGATGGTAGAAACTTGACTATAGTGGTCAACAATGTCGTTCATCCGGAGTACGAGGAAGTTGTTCCAAGAGAAGGAATGCCGCTGCCAAAGGATCCAACAAAGAAGGGAAACTTGAGGATAAAGTTCAACATCAAATTCCCATCTCGGCTCTCTGTTGATCAGAAAACGGGATTGAAGAAAGTCTTAGCTGCATAA